One genomic region from Cucumis melo cultivar AY chromosome 9, USDA_Cmelo_AY_1.0, whole genome shotgun sequence encodes:
- the LOC103482793 gene encoding late embryogenesis abundant protein At1g64065 gives MGEDSQSFPLAHYQAHHKTDEEQQLATFKTLHKERSNKCFIYIFSTFVFLSVALLIFALIVLRVNSPSINLSAVSIPKFSLSNANNSSSPNSLDLSFSAVFTVDNSNFGPFNFDNGTVGLVYGGMIFGERSTGGGRAEAKGSKRMNVTVEGSAKNVSGSNGILSLSSFVKLRGRVRLIHVFRRRVSSEISCSMNLDLNTHQIQHNWVCE, from the coding sequence ATGGGAGAAGACAGCCAGAGCTTTCCATTAGCCCACTACCAAGCTCACCACAAAACCGACGAAGAACAACAACTCGCTACCTTCAAAACTCTCCATAAAGAACGATCCAACAAATGCTTCATCTATATCTTCTCCACTTTCGTCTTCCTCAGCGTCGCTCTTCTAATCTTCGCTCTCATCGTCCTCCGCGTCAATTCCCCTTCCATCAACCTCTCTGCCGTTTCAATCCCTAAATTCTCCCTCTCTAACGCTAATAATTCCTCTTCTCCCAATTCTCTCGATCTCTCCTTCTCCGCTGTATTCACCGTCGATAATTCCAACTTCGGTCCTTTCAATTTCGACAACGGCACCGTTGGTCTTGTGTATGGTGGAATGATTTTCGGGGAAAGGAGTACTGGCGGTGGGAGAGCCGAGGCTAAGGGGAGTAAGAGGATGAATGTTACTGTGGAAGGTTCGGCGAAGAATGTCAGTGGTAGTAATGGGATTTTGAGTTTGAGTAGCTTTGTGAAATTGAGAGGGAGAGTTCGTTTGATTCATGTGTTTAGACGGAGAGTTTCGTCGGAAATTAGTTGTTCGATGAATTTGGATTTGAATACTCATCAAATTCAACATAATTGGGTTTGTGAGTAG
- the LOC103482794 gene encoding uncharacterized protein LOC103482794: MAADKIPGDRPAAHRSRRKSSKKCLNAFCICLFAAAATACIAALTFGLVVLRVKTPTVKLTSVAVKNLHYGFSPTPFMEATLTGEITMENPNYGAFEYEGVRNVTLIYYGVVVGIGEVKRLSVNAKSIEKRKFIVKVKPNWRFVNVDYFSDDLARLKTMNMSWNAEFEGKIYLLKLFKEKKISVMKCSTSLNLTSHGVQNLCHLITTAMADKEQVKPLASATAELRSDDHIFLPPPPKLNLYRNKYIKCCGCFSALLLILAVIGIVLGFTVFHIKTPDIKIDSLSFPNDTLSSNSGIIVVASVSVRNPNVASFKYSKASTKIYYHNKVIGEGETPPGEVKAKDTLKMNVTVKIEPWKIDDASSLIKDWNSGALSISSYTEIPGRVKLLGAIKKNYLVKISCSLTYNSKSKTIQRQDCDQRVRISV, translated from the exons ATGGCGGCCGACAAAATTCCCGGTGACCGTCCGGCGGCACACCGATCAAGACGCAAATCATCAAAAAAATGCCTAAACGCCTTCTGCATTTGCCTCTTCGCCGCCGCCGCCACCGCTTGCATCGCTGCCCTGACCTTTGGCCTCGTCGTTCTCCGGGTGAAAACCCCGACAGTAAAATTAACCTCCGTCGCGGTAAAAAATCTCCACTACGGGTTCTCGCCGACGCCGTTCATGGAGGCGACATTAACCGGGGAAATAACAATGGAGAATCCGAATTACGGGGCGTTTGAGTACGAGGGAGTACGGAACGTGACGTTGATTTACTACGGCGTGGTGGTGGGAATAGGGGAGGTGAAAAGATTGAGTGTAAATGCGAAGAGTATTGAAAAAAGGAAGTTTATTGTAAAAGTGAAACCGAATTGGAGGTTTGTTAATGTGGATTATTTCAGCGATGATCTGGCTAGGTTGAAGACGATGAATATGAGTTGGAACGCCGAGTTCGAGGGAAagatttatttattgaaattgtttaaagaaaagaagatttcaGTGATGAAATGTAGTACGAGCTTGAATTTGACCTCCCATGGCGTCCAAAATCTT TGTCATTTGATCACCACAGCCATGGCTGATAAAGAGCAGGTCAAACCCTTGGCTTCCGCCACCGCCGAGCTCCGGAGTGACGACCATATctttcttcctcctcctcccaAGCTCAATCTCTATAGAAACAAATATATCAAGTGCTGTGGCTGCTTCTCCGCTCTCCTCTTAATCCTTGCCGTCATCGGTATCGTCCTCGGCTTCACCGTCTTCCATATCAAAACCCCAGATATTAAAATTGACTCCCTCTCCTTCCCAAACGATACTTTGAGTTCGA ATAGTGGGATAATTGTTGTGGCTAGCGTCTCGGTGAGAAACCCTAATGTTGCGTCGTTCAAATACTCGAAAGCCTCGACCAAGATTTACTACCACAATAAGGTCATCGGAGAGGGCGAGACACCGCCGGGGGAGGTTAAGGCGAAAGACACGCTAAAGATGAATGTGACGGTAAAGATTGAACCTTGGAAGATCGACGATGCTTCGAGTTTGATAAAGGATTGGAATTCAGGAGCTTTGAGTATAAGTAGCTACACGGAAATTCCTGGAAGAGTAAAATTACTTGGCGCCATCAAGAAAAACTATTTGGTGAAAATAAGCTGTTCATTGACTTACAATTCAAAAAGCAAGACGATTCAAAGACAAGATTGTGATCAACGTGTAAGAATCTCTGTTTAA
- the LOC107992323 gene encoding glycosyl hydrolase 5 family protein-like: MLIEGLNHRPLKDLADEAIKLRFNCVRLTYATHMFTRYANRTIEENFDLLDLKQAKAGLAQYNPFVLNKTIAEAYEAVVDVLGASGLMVIADNHISQPRWCCSLDDGNGFFGNNNFDPQEWLQGLSLVAQRFRNKSTVVGMSLRNEIRGFMENANDWNKYITQGVTTIHNINSEVLVIVSGLNYDNDLRCLKEKPLNVGTLDNKLVFEVHLYSFSGDSESKFVNQPLNDICANIMNGFIDHAGFVMQGSNPFPLFVSEYGYDQREVNDAENRFMSCFTAQLVLRDLDWALWAWQGSYYFREGQAEPGESFGVLDSNWTQVKNPNFAKKFQLLQTMLQDPISNTSFSYIIYHPQSGQCIQVSNDNKEIFLTNCSTPTRWSHNNDGTPIKMSSTGLCLKASGEGLEASLSTDCLSQQSVWSAISNSKLHLATFTQGGKSLCLQIDGSSSSKVVTSSCICTNGDPNCLQDTRSQWFELVGTNTL; this comes from the exons ATGTTGATAGAAGGCCTCAACCATAGGCCATTAAAAGACCTAGCAGACGAGGCAATCAAGCTAAGATTTAATTGTGTACGACTCACATATGCAACTCATATGTTCACTCGTTATGCAAATAGGACAATTGAAGAAAACTTTGATCTTCTTGATTTAAAACAAGCAAAAGCTGGATTGGCTCAATATAATCCTTTTGTGTTGAATAAGACTATTGCTGAAGCATATGAAGCTGTTGTTGATGTGTTGGGGGCGAGTGGTTTAATGGTCATCGCTGACAATCACATAAGCCAACCAAGATGGTGTTGCTCTCTTGATGATGGCAATGGCTTCTTCGGAAACAATAATTTTGACCCCCAAGAATGGCTACAAGGGCTTAGCTTAGTTGCTCAACGCTTTCGCAACAAATCGACG GTGGTAGGAATGAGTTTACGAAATGAGATACGTGGCTTTATGGAAAATGCAAATGATTGGAACAAATATATAACTCAAGGGGTAACCACGATTCATAACATAAATTCGGAAGTTTTAGTGATTGTTTCGGGGTTAAATTATGACAACGATCTCCGATGCTTAAAGGAAAAGCCTTTGAATGTTGGCACCTTAGACAATAAGTTGGTTTTCGAGGTACACTTGTATTCTTTTAGTGGAGATTCCGAGAGCAAGTTTGTAAACCAACCATTGAACGATATATGTGCAAATATTATGAATGGATTTATAGATCATGCTGGGTTTGTAATGCAAGGATCAAACCCGTTTCCGTTATTTGTTAGTGAATATGGATATGACCAAAGAGAAGTTAACGATGCTGAAAATCGATTCATGAGTTGTTTCACTGCCCAACTTGTACTAAGAGATTTGGATTGGGCATTGTGGGCTTGGCAAGGTAGCTATTATTTTAGAGAAGGCCAAGCAGAGCCTGGAGAAAGTTTTGGGGTGCTCGACTCTAATTGGACTCAAGTTAAAAACCCTAACTTTGCAAAGAAGTTTCAACTATTGCAGACCATGTTGCAAG ATCCAATTTCCAATACATCGTTCTCATATATTATATATCATCCACAAAGTGGCCAATGCATCCAAGTCTCTAACGACAACAAAGAAATTTTCCTCACCAATTGCTCCACCCCAACTCGATGGAGTCATAACAACGATGGGACTCCAATTAAGATGTCAAGCACTGGTTTATGCTTGAAAGCTAGTGGGGAAGGCCTTGAGGCATCTCTTTCAACTGATTGCTTAAGCCAACAAAGTGTTTGGAGTGCCATTTCGAACTCTAAACTTCATTTGGCCACCTTCACTCAAGGTGGAAAGAGCCTTTGTTTGCAAATTGATGGCTCCAGCTCTTCCAAAGTTGTGACCAGCTCTTGCATTTGCACCAATGGTGATCCAAATTGCCTCCAAGACACCCGAAGCCAATGGTTTGAACTTGTTGGAACCAACACTTTATGA
- the LOC127150889 gene encoding glycosyl hydrolase 5 family protein-like: MLIEGLNHRPLKDLADQAIKLRFNCVRLTYATHMFTRYANRTIEENFDLLDLKQAKAGLAQYNPFVLNKTIAEAYEAVVDILGASGLMVIADNHISQPRWCCSLDDGNGFFGNNNFDPQEWLQGLSLVAQRFRNKSTVVGMSLRNEIRGFMENANDWNKYITQGVTTIHNINSEVLVIVSGLNYDNDLRCLKEKPLNVGTLDNKLVFEVHLYSFSGDSESKFVKQPLNNICANIMNGFIDHAGFVMQGSNPFPLFVSEFGYDQREVNDAENRFMSCFTAHLALRDLDWALWAWQGSYYFREGQAEPGESFGVLDSNWTQVKNPNFAKKFQLLQTMLQDPNSNASFSYVIYHPQSSQCIQVSNDNKEIFLTDCSSTPTRWSHINDNTPIKMSSTGLCLKASGEGLEASLSTDCLSQQSVWSAISNSKLHLATISQGGKSLCLQIDSSNPSKVVTNSCICTDGDPNCLQDTRSQWFELVGTNTL; the protein is encoded by the exons ATGTTGATAGAAGGCCTCAACCATAGGCCGTTAAAAGACCTAGCAGACCAGGCAATCAAGCTAAGATTTAATTGTGTACGACTCACATACGCAACTCATATGTTCACTCGCTATGCAAATAGGACAATTGAAGAAAACTTTGATCTTCTTGATTTAAAACAAGCAAAAGCTGGATTGGCTCAATATAATCCTTTTGTGTTGAATAAGACTATTGCTGAAGCATATGAAGCTGTTGTTGATATATTGGGGGCGAGTGGTTTAATGGTCATCGCTGACAATCACATAAGCCAACCAAGATGGTGTTGCTCTCTTGACGATGGCAATGGCTTCTTCGGAAACAATAATTTTGACCCCCAAGAATGGCTACAAGGACTTAGCTTAGTTGCTCAACGCTTTCGCAATAAATCAACG GTGGTAGGAATGAGTTTACGAAATGAGATACGTGGCTTTATGGAAAATGCAAATGATTGGAACAAATATATAACTCAAGGGGTAACCACGATTCATAACATAAATTCGGAAGTTTTAGTGATTGTTTCGGGGTTAAATTATGACAACGATCTCCGATGCTTAAAGGAAAAGCCTTTGAATGTTGGCACCTTAGACAATAAGTTGGTTTTCGAGGTACACTTGTATTCTTTTAGTGGAGATTCCGAGAGCAAGTTTGTAAAACAACCATTGAACAATATATGTGCAAATATTATGAATGGATTTATAGATCATGCTGGGTTTGTAATGCAAGGATCAAACCCGTTTCCATTATTTGTTAGTGAATTTGGGTATGATCAGAGAGAAGTTAATGATGCTGAAAACCGATTCATGAGTTGTTTCACAGCCCATCTTGCACTAAGAGATTTGGATTGGGCATTGTGGGCTTGGCAAGGTAGCTATTATTTTAGAGAAGGCCAAGCAGAGCCTGGAGAAAGTTTCGGAGTGCTCGACTCTAATTGGACTCAAGTTAAAAACCCTAACTTTGCAAAGAAGTTTCAACTATTGCAGACCATGTTGCAAG ATCCAAATTCCAATGCATCATTCTCGTATGTTATATATCATCCACAAAGTAGCCAATGCATCCAAGTCTCTAATGACAACAAAGAAATTTTCCTCACCGATTGCTCCAGTACACCAACTCGATGGAGTCATATCAACGATAATACTCCAATTAAGATGTCAAGCACTGGTTTATGTTTGAAGGCTAGTGGGGAAGGCCTCGAGGCATCTCTTTCAACTGATTGCTTAAGCCAACAAAGTGTTTGGAGTGCCATTTCAAACTCTAAACTTCATTTGGCCACCATCAGTCAAGGTGGAAAGAGCCTTTGTTTGCAAATTGATAGCTCCAACCCTTCAAAAGTTGTGACCAACTCTTGCATTTGCACCGATGGTGATCCAAATTGCCTCCAAGACACCCGAAGCCAATGGTTTGAACTTGTTGGAACCAACACTTTATGA
- the LOC103483073 gene encoding glycosyl hydrolase 5 family protein-like, translated as MAKAFSLISLLFLSLLVLSQSLPLSTRGRWIVDSKTGQRVKLSCVNLVSHAQSMVAQGLDKRPLKDLANEIVSRDYNCVRLTWSVYMFTRHPFETIGDVLDGLDINKVKNGVKKHNPQILNMTVTSAFKTVVDGLGNAGLMVIMDNHISQPRWCCSLHDGNGFFGDRNFKPIEWLRGLAFVARHFSWHPKVVGMSLRNELRGSNNVDVWRKYVKQGSHLIHRINPRLLVVISGLNYDNDLSYLKKKPLGYNLHNKVVLEAHLYSFSGEPESKFVKKPLNIACNQVMDKFEREAGFVVDMKNPYPLFLSEFGYDLRGVNKAQNRFMSCFLARIIGKDIEWAYWAFQGSYMYRQGQQDVDESFGIMDSTWTKDRSPRLQQMLKLAKRINQDPNSKAPLSYIMLHPVSGQCVQLDGKGGIELGDCEKPTLWDHTGDGSPMKLSNGQCLKSAGDGKPPVVSAECSGDGSSWTVASKAKLQLATKSGGEKICLEKESDTSIVVKKCICLKDEWNCFDDPQPQWFKLVPTNVA; from the exons ATGGCTAAAGCTTTCTCTCTAATTTCTTTATTGTTTCTGTCTTTGTTGGTTCTTTCACAATCCTTACCTCTTTCCACAAGAGGAAGATGGATTGTAGACTCTAAAACAGGCCAGCGTGTGAAGCTGAGTTGTGTCAATTTGGTATCTCATGCACAATCTATGGTGGCACAAGGCCTTGACAAACGACCATTGAAGGATTTAGCTAATGAGATCGTCAGCCGCGATTACAACTGCGTGCGCTTGACTTGGTCGGTCTACATGTTCACTCGTCACCCCTTCGAGACCATAGGTGACGTCCTCGACGGTCTCGACATCAACAAAGTAAAAAACGGAGTCAAAAAACACAACCCTCAGATATTGAACATGACGGTTACAAGTGCATTCAAAACTGTCGTTGATGGATTGGGCAATGCCGGCCTCATGGTCATTATGGACAATCACATAAGCCAACCGAGATGGTGTTGTTCTCTCCACGATGGAAATGGCTTCTTTGGAGACCGCAATTTCAAGCCTATTGAATGGCTTAGAGGCTTGGCCTTTGTTGCTAGACATTTCAGTTGGCATCCTaaa GTGGTAGGAATGAGCCTAAGAAATGAACTTCGAGGGTCGAACAATGTTGACGTATGGCGAAAATATGTGAAACAAGGAAGTCACTTGATTCATAGAATAAATCCTAGACTTCTCGTAGTGATTTCAGGTCTAAACTACGATAACGATCTAAGTTACCTAAAGAAAAAGCCATTAGGATACAACTTACACAACAAAGTAGTGTTGGAGGCACATTTATACTCATTCAGTGGGGAACCTGAAAGCAAGTTTGTGAAGAAGCCATTAAACATAGCATGCAATCAAGTGATGGATAAATTCGAGAGAGAAGCTGGATTTGTGGTGGACATGAAGAATCCATATCCATTGTTTCTTAGTGAATTTGGATACGATCTAAGGGGTGTTAACAAGGCTCAAAATAGGTTCATGAGTTGTTTTCTGGCTCGCATTATTGGCAAGGATATTGAATGGGCTTATTGGGCTTTCCAAGGATCTTATATGTATAGGCAAGGCCAACAAGATGTTGATGAAAGTTTTGGTATCATGGATAGCACTTGGACTAAAGATCGAAGCCCTCGTCTCCAACAAATGCTTAAACTTGCCAAAAGAATCAACCAAG ATCCAAACTCGAAAGCACCACTGTCCTACATAATGCTACATCCAGTGTCAGGGCAATGTGTCCAACTAGATGGCAAAGGAGGAATTGAACTAGGTGATTGTGAGAAACCAACGTTGTGGGACCATACCGGAGATGGAAGTCCGATGAAGTTGTCGAACGGGCAGTGTTTGAAGTCGGCCGGAGATGGGAAGCCACCTGTGGTCTCGGCCGAATGCTCTGGTGACGGAAGCAGTTGGACGGTGGCTTCTAAGGCAAAGCTTCAACTGGCAACCAAAAGTGGGGGAGAAAAGATTTGCTTAGAGAAGGAATCTGATACTTCAATTGTTGTGAAGAAATGCATTTGCCTTAAAGATGAGTGGAATTGCTTCGATGATCCTCAGCCCCAGTGGTTCAAGCTTGTTCCAACAAACGTTGCTTAG